A stretch of Acidimicrobiales bacterium DNA encodes these proteins:
- a CDS encoding helix-turn-helix domain-containing protein has protein sequence MSSTTSLVPPRRLGGLLREARVAAGLELDDLIEGTALSVVELDDIEHGRRDLDEGMLHTLVHIYGVQDADLVPARSQLVIDLDEGRIGVNHTDLDVDPLSGPDAVLARYLALVYRLRGLRIGASLPLRDVDLEVLATALELEAEDVETRLHRLIGDEATIEQDQRRIRRQLLLPLVGVVIAATAVGTLVLVAEGEPPADPTQQGTDIGTAAIEESTGVTPDIGNGGAVLENPSS, from the coding sequence ATGTCCTCGACCACATCGCTCGTTCCGCCGCGCCGTCTCGGCGGCCTCCTGCGTGAGGCCCGCGTCGCCGCCGGCCTCGAACTGGACGACCTGATCGAGGGCACCGCGCTGTCGGTCGTGGAGCTGGACGACATCGAACACGGCCGCCGTGACCTCGACGAGGGCATGCTGCACACGCTGGTGCACATCTATGGAGTGCAGGACGCCGACCTGGTGCCCGCCCGCTCCCAACTGGTGATCGATCTCGACGAAGGTCGCATCGGGGTCAACCACACGGATCTCGATGTCGATCCGCTATCGGGGCCCGATGCCGTCCTCGCCCGCTATCTCGCGCTCGTCTATCGGCTTCGAGGGCTCCGGATCGGGGCATCGTTGCCCCTGCGCGACGTCGATCTCGAGGTCCTGGCGACCGCGCTCGAACTCGAGGCGGAGGACGTCGAGACGCGCCTGCATCGCCTCATCGGTGACGAGGCCACGATCGAACAGGATCAGCGCCGGATCCGCCGGCAACTGCTCCTGCCCCTCGTCGGCGTCGTCATCGCCGCCACAGCCGTCGGCACCCTCGTGCTCGTCGCGGAGGGCGAGCCGCCGGCCGACCCGACCCAGCAGGGGACCGACATCGGGACTGCCGCGATCGAGGAATCGACGGGGGTGACTCCGGACATCGGCAACGGTGGCGCCGTGCTGGAGAACCCGAGTAGCTGA
- a CDS encoding NUDIX hydrolase: MRHWKVAGGLITHGHDTLLVANRRRDGRVDWSTPGGVVDDGETCLYALTREVQEETGLDVATWQRLCWTTTVAFVDLEMHLEVEVHLAEGFEGTLAVDDPDGIVVEAHFLDSAAIDERLHTAPVWVAEPMRDWLAGPWPDVRHYGYRATGRNPAEMAAHRILE; encoded by the coding sequence ATGCGTCATTGGAAGGTCGCCGGAGGGCTGATCACGCACGGGCACGACACCCTGCTGGTGGCGAACCGTCGACGCGACGGACGAGTCGACTGGAGCACGCCGGGCGGCGTCGTCGACGATGGCGAGACCTGCCTCTACGCGCTGACCCGGGAGGTGCAGGAGGAGACGGGACTCGACGTCGCGACCTGGCAGCGACTGTGCTGGACAACCACCGTCGCGTTCGTCGACCTGGAGATGCATCTCGAGGTGGAGGTCCACCTCGCCGAGGGATTCGAGGGCACGCTTGCCGTCGATGACCCCGACGGCATCGTGGTGGAGGCCCACTTCCTCGACTCGGCCGCGATCGACGAACGGCTCCACACGGCGCCGGTGTGGGTGGCGGAACCGATGCGGGACTGGCTCGCGGGGCCCTGGCCGGATGTCCGCCACTACGGCTATCGGGCGACGGGGCGTAACCCGGCGGAGATGGCCGCTCACCGCATCCTCGAATGA
- a CDS encoding DNA polymerase IV yields the protein MSTSGRPPDGTLGFLHVDMDAFFASVELRRRPELRGQPVVVGGTGDRGVVAAASYEARLYGIRSAMPSTRARRLCPHAVFLPGDHAHYGEVSAEIMAILKDVTPWVEPLSFDEAFLDVRGALHGTDRAPEIAADVRARILRDQRLTCSVGVATNKFLAKLATEEAKPSPSERGPVFGSGVHVVAAGRELAFLHPKPVRELWGVGPATARKLSGMGIETIGDLAAQPLTRLESALGKAVGLHLHSLSNGRDDRPVEIDQELKSIGHEETFARDLVTFEDLRPHLVRMADAVAARLRKRSFLGRTVTIKVRFADFTTITRSITVPEPVDGARAIAAEAEAMLAKLDPTPGVRLFGVSVSQLVDGSVRQLTLDEVSGPAWSDADAVIDDIRDRFGSSAIGPAALSRPGDGIRRFEVGQQQWGPDEG from the coding sequence ATGAGCACCTCGGGTCGTCCCCCGGACGGCACCCTCGGGTTCCTGCACGTCGACATGGACGCGTTCTTCGCGTCCGTGGAGCTGCGACGTCGTCCCGAGCTGCGGGGTCAGCCCGTGGTCGTCGGTGGCACCGGTGATCGCGGTGTCGTCGCCGCGGCCAGCTACGAGGCCCGGCTGTACGGAATCCGATCGGCCATGCCGTCCACCCGCGCCCGTCGGCTCTGTCCCCATGCGGTGTTCCTGCCCGGCGACCACGCCCATTACGGCGAAGTCAGTGCGGAGATCATGGCGATCCTGAAGGACGTCACGCCCTGGGTGGAGCCGCTCTCGTTCGACGAGGCGTTCCTCGACGTGCGCGGGGCGCTCCACGGCACCGACCGCGCTCCCGAGATCGCCGCCGACGTCCGGGCGCGGATCCTGCGCGACCAGCGGCTCACGTGTTCCGTCGGCGTGGCGACGAACAAGTTCCTCGCCAAGCTCGCGACCGAGGAGGCGAAGCCGTCGCCGTCCGAGCGGGGTCCGGTCTTCGGGTCGGGGGTCCATGTCGTCGCCGCGGGCCGCGAGCTCGCGTTCCTGCATCCGAAGCCCGTGCGGGAGCTCTGGGGCGTGGGGCCGGCCACGGCCCGCAAGCTCTCGGGAATGGGCATCGAGACGATCGGCGACCTCGCGGCCCAGCCGCTCACCCGGCTCGAGTCCGCACTCGGAAAAGCGGTCGGGCTGCATCTCCATTCGCTGTCCAACGGACGCGATGACCGGCCGGTCGAGATCGATCAGGAACTCAAGTCCATCGGCCACGAGGAGACCTTCGCCCGGGACCTGGTGACCTTCGAGGATCTGCGGCCCCACCTCGTGCGCATGGCGGACGCCGTCGCGGCGCGGCTCCGCAAGCGTTCGTTCCTCGGTCGGACCGTGACGATCAAGGTGCGCTTCGCCGATTTCACCACCATCACCCGATCGATCACGGTCCCCGAGCCGGTCGACGGCGCCCGAGCCATCGCCGCGGAGGCCGAGGCGATGCTGGCGAAGTTGGATCCGACGCCGGGCGTGCGCTTGTTCGGCGTGTCCGTGTCGCAGCTCGTCGATGGCTCCGTGCGTCAGCTCACCCTCGACGAGGTGAGTGGACCCGCCTGGAGCGACGCCGATGCCGTGATCGACGACATCCGTGATCGTTTCGGCTCGAGCGCCATCGGACCGGCCGCGCTCTCCCGCCCGGGCGACGGCATCCGCCGGTTCGAGGTCGGCCAACAGCAGTGGGGTCCGGACGAGGGCTGA